A stretch of Candidatus Aminicenantes bacterium DNA encodes these proteins:
- a CDS encoding OPT/YSL family transporter, with product IFVGGIIRWVVDAIIARRKYNDNQKSRIENRGVLLASGLIAGEALIGLVFAAIAFFNDGRVPMLGQHPSYLVSVLVFFALGYLLVKLPLGNAGDPNEAAAPAVM from the coding sequence CATCTTTGTCGGCGGCATCATCCGCTGGGTCGTCGACGCCATCATCGCCCGCCGCAAGTACAACGACAACCAGAAGTCGCGCATCGAGAACCGCGGCGTATTGCTGGCTTCGGGGCTGATCGCCGGCGAGGCGCTGATCGGGCTGGTATTCGCCGCCATCGCCTTTTTCAATGACGGCCGCGTGCCCATGCTCGGCCAGCATCCCAGTTATCTGGTCAGCGTCCTGGTTTTCTTCGCCTTAGGTTACCTGCTGGTCAAGCTGCCCCTGGGCAATGCCGGCGATCCCAACGAAGCGGCCGCGCCGGCTGTCATGTAG